GGGATTATTATTGCTTTTAGAGCTGCTAGCGCGTTTTACAATTTTCAGAAGTTTCATCTAAAAACTGTTTTTAAAGAATTAATAGTTAATGTATCAATTAGAAGAAAAAATATGGTTTTGGTTATTAGGCGTTATTCCTGTAATATGGCTACTGTTTTTAGTGCTTCAATTTTGGAAATATAAAGCACAGAACAAGTTTGCAGACAAAAAGTTACTTAAAAGACTAAGCCCTAATGCATCATTATTTAAATCGGTTTTAAAAATTATTGTGTTAAGTTTAGCTTTTGCATGTTTAGCGATTGCTTTAGTAAACCCGAAAATTGGAACCAAGTTAGAAACAGTAAAGCGAGAAGGGGTTGATATTGTTTTTGCAATAGATGTTTCTAAAAGTATGCTGGCTGAAGATATTGCTCCAAACCGATTGGAAAAATCAAAACAATTGGTAACTCAAATTATTAATAATTTGGCAAGCGATCGGGTTGGTATTATTGCTTACGCAGGAAAGGCATTTCCGCAACTACCAATAACAACAGATTATGCATCGGCAAAAATGTTTTTGCAAAGCATGAATACCGATATGTTATCATCTCAAGGAACAGCTATAAATGAAGCTATAGAATTGGCTAAAACGTATTTTGATGATGAGCAACAAACCAATAGAGTCCTTATTATAATTTCTGATGGAGAAGATCACAGTGAACAAGCTGCGTCGGTAGCCGAAGAAGCTAGTGATGAAGGCATCAGGATTTTTACTATTGGTGTTGGTGATGCAAAAGGAGGTCCTATCCCGGAAAAAAGGAATGGGATTGTTTTAAATTATAAAAAGGATAGTCAAGGTGAAACAGTGATTACGCGTTTAAATGAAGAAACGCTTAAAAATATAGCTGACGCAGCTAATGGTGCTTATATTAATGGAAAAAATACAAATGATGTTGTTGAAAATATTCGTGAGATTTTAAATGGCATGGATAAAACAGAATTTGAAGCTAAACAATTTGCCGATTTTAAAGACCAGTTTCAATGGTTTTTAGGCTTTGGTGTTTTCTTCTTGTTATTAGATGTTTTCCTATTAGAACGTAAAACCGCTTGGTTAAAGAAGTTGAATTTATTTAATGAGAATTTATAAGTTTTTTAACGAAGAAAAGAGACGAGGTTTTATATATTAGAATTTAGAATAAAATAAAACATCCATCACTAAAAACTTAGTCACACAAAAGAAATCATTGTTTGGATGTTACATATGACCGATGAAAAAGAATGATTATAAACAGATGAAACAAATAACAACATATATATTACTACTAATAACAACAGTATCTTTTGCTCAAGAAAAAGATAAAGAACAATTATTGGCATTAAAAAAGGCGAATAATTATGTGTATGAAGGTAATAGTTTAATACAAGAAGATGATTTTGTTTCTGCAGAAATGGCATATAGAAAAGCCATTTCAGAACAACCTTCAACCGTTGCAGGTATTTATAATTTAGGAAGTTCGTATATAAAGAAAGGAAACTTTGATGAGGCTTTATACAGACTTCAAGAAGCAGCTGAATCAGCAACGTCTAAAGCAGAAAAGCATAAAGCATTTCATAATATAGGTAATGTTTTAATGCAGAATAAAAAATGTAAGGAAGCCGTTGAAGCATTTAAAAGTGCATTGAGAAATGACCCTGCCGATGATGAAACACGATATAATTTAGGTTTAGCAAAGGTGTGTGCAGAACAGCAGAAGCAAGATCAAAAAGACGAGAATAAAGACGACGAAAACAAGGATAATAAGGACGAGAATAAAGATAATAAAGACCAAAAGGAAAACGACGATAAAAAAGATAAAGACGGCGATAACAAAGACGAAGACAAGAAAGACGAAGGCGATCAAGATAAAAAAGAAGGTGAAGACGAAAAGGATGATGAAGGAAAGCCTAAAGATGAAAAAGAGGATAAAGGAAAAGGTGATGAAGAAAAAGAAAGACCAACAACAACCTAAGCCACAACCGGGACAAATGTCTCCTCAGCAAATGAAAAATTTGTTAGAAGCTATGAATAATCAAGAACAAAAAGTTCAAGAGAAAATGAATGCTGAAAAGATGAAAGGGGTTAAAATACAAACTGATAAAGATTGGTAGTAAATTGATCTATGATTAACGATTAATCAGATTTTTGAAATAAGAATATCATGAAAGCTAATAATTTAGAAGATAGAGTTATTGATTTTGCAGTTTTCGTAATAGATTTGATTGAAGATGTAAAAAAGAATTATGCTGGCAATTATTATGGAAATCAATTAATAAGGTCTTCTGGTTCTCCTGCCTTAAATTATGGAGAGGCTAGAAGTGCTGAATCTCATAAGGATTTTGTTCATAAAATGGGAATTTGTTTAAAAGAATTAAGGGAGAGCTATAATTGTTTAAAAATTATTAAAAAAGGGAATTTGTACACTGGAAATCAACAAAAAATAGATATGGTTTTAGATGAGAATAATCAACTAATTTCAATTTTTGTTACTAGTATAAAAACATCGAAGAGCAATAATTCTAATATCAAAAATCGTTAATTGTTGTTCGTTAATTATTATGAAGTTTATAAAATACATATCAATATTACTATTTATACTTACTACAAGTATTGCTTCTTCGCAAGTAAAATTTGAAGCTAAAGCAAGTAAGCAAAAATTAGGAATAAACGAGCGTTTGCGAATTGATTTTGAAATGAATCAAGACGGAGATAATTTTAATCCGCCAAGTTTTTCTAATTTTACTGTGGTTGGAGGTCCTAATCAATCGGTAAGTAATTCATGGATTAATGGTAAGCGTACTTATAAAAAAACATACAGTTATTTTTTAGCTCCAAAAAAGCGAGGTGATTTTACTATTACACAAGCGAGTATTACAATAGATGGTGAAACCTATAAAACACTACCCTTAAAAATTGAAGTCACTGCGGCTGTCGATAAACCAAAGGACCCTAATGATCCTAATTTTATAGCATCTGAAAATATTCATTTGGTAGCAGAGGTGTCAAAAACCGATCCTTATTTAAACGAAGCTATAACCGTTGTTTATAAACTATATGTGTCTCCTACAATAGCTGTCGATAATTGGAACGAAATAGATAGTCCGAGGTATAATGATTTTTGGAGTCAGAACATAAACACCCAAGGACAGAAAGTTCAAAATGGAACTTATGAAGGTGAAGATTACAGATATTTAGTTTTAAGAAAAACAGTATTATATCCTCAAAAAATAGGAAAATTAAATATCGAGCCATTAAGCTTAGATATCGCCATGCGTGTGCCTTCAAATAGACGTGATATTTTTGGAAGCCGATTAATGACGCGTG
The nucleotide sequence above comes from Flavobacteriaceae bacterium HL-DH10. Encoded proteins:
- a CDS encoding VWA domain-containing protein, with the translated sequence MYQLEEKIWFWLLGVIPVIWLLFLVLQFWKYKAQNKFADKKLLKRLSPNASLFKSVLKIIVLSLAFACLAIALVNPKIGTKLETVKREGVDIVFAIDVSKSMLAEDIAPNRLEKSKQLVTQIINNLASDRVGIIAYAGKAFPQLPITTDYASAKMFLQSMNTDMLSSQGTAINEAIELAKTYFDDEQQTNRVLIIISDGEDHSEQAASVAEEASDEGIRIFTIGVGDAKGGPIPEKRNGIVLNYKKDSQGETVITRLNEETLKNIADAANGAYINGKNTNDVVENIREILNGMDKTEFEAKQFADFKDQFQWFLGFGVFFLLLDVFLLERKTAWLKKLNLFNENL
- a CDS encoding tetratricopeptide repeat protein: MKQITTYILLLITTVSFAQEKDKEQLLALKKANNYVYEGNSLIQEDDFVSAEMAYRKAISEQPSTVAGIYNLGSSYIKKGNFDEALYRLQEAAESATSKAEKHKAFHNIGNVLMQNKKCKEAVEAFKSALRNDPADDETRYNLGLAKVCAEQQKQDQKDENKDDENKDNKDENKDNKDQKENDDKKDKDGDNKDEDKKDEGDQDKKEGEDEKDDEGKPKDEKEDKGKGDEEKERPTTT
- a CDS encoding four helix bundle protein, which produces MKANNLEDRVIDFAVFVIDLIEDVKKNYAGNYYGNQLIRSSGSPALNYGEARSAESHKDFVHKMGICLKELRESYNCLKIIKKGNLYTGNQQKIDMVLDENNQLISIFVTSIKTSKSNNSNIKNR